TCGTCGCGGTCGGTGCCGCGGCACCTAACACTTTGTGGAGCGGTGTCCTGGCTGCTTCGCAGATGCTTGTCATCGTGTTCGGTCCGGTGCTTGGTGTGATGGCCGATGTGACGGGTGCGAAAAAGCGATTTCTGCTCGCGATGATGTGGATCTGCAGTGCGGCCACGGCGGCGTTGTGGTTCACCGGGCCCGGCACGGTCGTTCTTGCATCTGCGCTCGTCATCGCCGCCTACGCGGCTTTTTCGTTCGGCGAAAATTTCTGCGCGAGCTTCCTCAGCGAACTCAGCACTCCGGAGAATGTCGGCAGTGTTTCCGGCTACGGCTGGAGTTTCGGCTACCTCGGCGGGCTCGGGGCCCTCGGTTTGGCCATGATCGTCATGCGGGCTGCGCCGGATCGATTGCAGTGGGTGTTTGTGGCAACAGCGGCATTCATGCTGCTGGCCACCGTGCCGGTTGTCTTGTTGCTGCGCGAACGCAAAGAGCCGGAGGTGCATGCCGGGTCATGGTGGAGACTCGGATGGGAAAGCATCGCCCGGGCAGCAAGAGATCTGCCCCGGCACAGGGAGCTGCTGAAGTTTTTGGTTTCTTTCCTCTTTTACATGAGCGGTCTCGGTGCTGTCGTGGCGTTTGCCGCGATTTATGCCGAGCGTGTGCTGGGATTCTCCACCACCGAGAATGTCGTGCTGTTTGCTTCGTTGCAGGTCTGCAGCGCCTTGGGAGCTTTGCTCTGCGGTTTGTGGCAGGATCGTGCGGGGTCGGTGAGTGCGTTGACTGTCGCCCTGCTCCTATGGTGCGGGGTGGCGCTGGGCGCGTATTTCTGCTCCTCGAAGGCGGCCTTTTTTGTGGTTGGCAATCTTGCGGGTCTGGCCATCGGATCCAGTCAGGCTGCCAGTCGTGCCGTTGTCACATTGCTTTCGCCGCGCGAACGCGCCGCGGAATTTTTCGGGTTCTGGGGCGTGGCGGGAAAATCTGCCGCCATCATCGGTCCGGTTTTCATGGGCCTGTTGGCCGACGCTTTCGGGCTCCGGCCCGCGATCCTGGCCACGCTCGTCTTTTTCGCCGCGGGTCTTTTTGTTCTGCGTTCGGTGAAAATGCCCGCTGGCAGGTGACCGTTAGCTCAGGCGGATGCGGACTTCTCCGTGTCGCGCGGCCGGATGAGCAGCACGAGGACGACCGAGACCACACAAGCGCAGGCGAAAACCCCGAAGATGAGATTCAAGGGAATCTGCCTGTCCCGCATGACGCCGAACCCCCAATCCGCAAAACCGCCGCAACTGATGCTAACAAAATTCATGATGCCATAGCCTGTCGCCCGGAGTTCGGGACGCACAATCTGGCATAAGATCGGCATGTTGTTGGTGTCGAAAAATCCCCACCCGATGCCGAAAAGGACGAGGGAAACAACCGCGAGGGTGAAAGACCCGACAATGGGAGAATTTCCCACACCGAAGAGCGCGGGAATGATCAACGCCATGCCGATGGCGCTGACGTAAATGCGGCCGCGGTCGGTGCGCCGCATCCAGCGGTCCGCCAGCCAGCCCCCGCTGAATGCCGCAACGATGGCCGCGCTCTGCCAATACAGCGTGGCGGAAACGCCGGCCAACCCCTGGCTGATGTTGAAACTCTGCTGGAGGATGGCGGGCATCCAGTCACGCACGACCCAACCGGCGAGAGCGGGCAGAGTGAAATAAAGCACCAGAAGAAGGAACGATCCGTTGGTCAGGAGTGCGGCGAACGAAGGCGCGGGCGAATCCGTTTTTGCTCCCGCGTCGTCAGGGCGCGCCACATCGCGCAGGAGAAAACAGAGCGGAACCGCGTAGAGGATGCCGGCCAACCCGGTGAAATCGAATGCCCGGCGCCACCCGATCGACGGAGTATCGGCTGCATACCCGGCGAACCCGCCGATTATGACACCGCAGTAAATGCCCATCTGGTGCAGGCCGGTGGCCCGGGACCGCGTGGGGCCCCGGTGGTAGTCCGATATGAGCGCGAGTGCTGCGGGAATGTAAAACGCCTCGCTGATGCCCATGGCCGTGCGCGTCCACAGCAGCCCGTCGTAGCTCGAAACGTGGCCGGTGACCCAAGTGACAAAAGACCATACCAACAGGCTGCCGCAAATCGTCCAACGCCGGCTGAATCGGTCTGCCACATATCCGCCGACGGGACTGCAGAGCGCATAAACCCATTTGAATTGCCCGAGCATATAGCCCCATTGCGACTCGAGCGTGATGCCATGGACGTCGGCCATGACCGAGACCTTCATGGCCGCGATCATCTGGCGGTCGAGATAGTTGAGCAGCGCGACCGGGAAAAGCAGGCCCACGACCAGCCACGCATAACGGGCGGTGGTGGTCCGGGCCGGACTCATGAAAAAAGAGAGCGCGCCCGGGGAGATTCGAACTCCCGACCAACGGATTAGAAATCCGCTGCTCTATCCCCTGAGCTACGGGCGCTTGCGCAGGGGACGATAGCGCGGCTGTCCCGCGCTGTCGATGCAAGCGGGTGCTTACATGCTGCGCTCGACGCCGCGGGCGCCAGCGGACACATCGCGTCCGACGGCACTGACGTCTTGGCCGACGCCGCTGATCGTGTTGCATCCGGTAAGGCCGATCACAAGGACAGCCCCGACAAGGAGGAGTATGCTTTTCATAGCGGCGGTATTTCTAGGAGCCGCATGCGGCTTTGTCGAGACCCCTCCGCTCACGGAGTGTCTGCACCCGATTCCGGCACGCGAGCGCTCGCCGTGACGGGAGCCTCTGTGCCCAGACGGATGTGGTCCTGCATGATGCGGAATCCTTCATCCCGCACCGGATCGACGAAGGGCTCCTCTTCATCGGGCGCGGAGGGGTCATTGTTCTCTTCGGTCTGTTCCGCCGAACGTTTGGGCGGTTTGTCGAGAGAGACTTTTTTCAACTCGGACGCATCCACCGTGTCGAGCGTGACTTCGAAAGCCGAGATGTCGGGCTTTTTCCGCTCCTTGCGTTCGGCGTTCCGCGCCTCGCGCCGGGCTTTTTCTTCC
The nucleotide sequence above comes from Chthoniobacterales bacterium. Encoded proteins:
- a CDS encoding MFS transporter, with protein sequence VAVGAAAPNTLWSGVLAASQMLVIVFGPVLGVMADVTGAKKRFLLAMMWICSAATAALWFTGPGTVVLASALVIAAYAAFSFGENFCASFLSELSTPENVGSVSGYGWSFGYLGGLGALGLAMIVMRAAPDRLQWVFVATAAFMLLATVPVVLLLRERKEPEVHAGSWWRLGWESIARAARDLPRHRELLKFLVSFLFYMSGLGAVVAFAAIYAERVLGFSTTENVVLFASLQVCSALGALLCGLWQDRAGSVSALTVALLLWCGVALGAYFCSSKAAFFVVGNLAGLAIGSSQAASRAVVTLLSPRERAAEFFGFWGVAGKSAAIIGPVFMGLLADAFGLRPAILATLVFFAAGLFVLRSVKMPAGR
- a CDS encoding MFS transporter, whose product is MSPARTTTARYAWLVVGLLFPVALLNYLDRQMIAAMKVSVMADVHGITLESQWGYMLGQFKWVYALCSPVGGYVADRFSRRWTICGSLLVWSFVTWVTGHVSSYDGLLWTRTAMGISEAFYIPAALALISDYHRGPTRSRATGLHQMGIYCGVIIGGFAGYAADTPSIGWRRAFDFTGLAGILYAVPLCFLLRDVARPDDAGAKTDSPAPSFAALLTNGSFLLLVLYFTLPALAGWVVRDWMPAILQQSFNISQGLAGVSATLYWQSAAIVAAFSGGWLADRWMRRTDRGRIYVSAIGMALIIPALFGVGNSPIVGSFTLAVVSLVLFGIGWGFFDTNNMPILCQIVRPELRATGYGIMNFVSISCGGFADWGFGVMRDRQIPLNLIFGVFACACVVSVVLVLLIRPRDTEKSASA
- a CDS encoding entericidin A/B family lipoprotein; translation: MKSILLLVGAVLVIGLTGCNTISGVGQDVSAVGRDVSAGARGVERSM